The Oncorhynchus nerka isolate Pitt River linkage group LG13, Oner_Uvic_2.0, whole genome shotgun sequence sequence TATCTTCCCTTATTTCCCAAATTGTAAGTGCTTCATAAGATAAATAGTCCTTTCTCAAAGTCAAAAAATGCATTTGCATACACTCAAATAAAGAAACATGACATtttgaaaaagaaaaaaaaacagactgAAGGAAAATAACAACTGTCTGTGTTGAAAGTGGAAACAAGTGCTCTGTTTAAGTGGTGTAtatccagccagtcagtcagccagtcagtcagacagtcagtcagccagtcagtcagtcagctagccagtcagccagccagtcagccagtcagccagctagccagtcagtcagctagccagtcagccagtcagccagtcagtcagtctgccagtcagccagtcagtcagccagccgatcagccagtcagttagccagtcagtcagccagtcagtcagccagtcagctagccagtcagccagccagtcagccagtcaaccaggcagccagtcagtcagccagccagccagtcagctagtcagctagccagccagtcagtctgccagtcagtcagccagtcaaccagtcagtcagccagtcagtcagtctgccagtcagtcagccagtcagctagccagtcagttagccagtcagccagtcagtcagtcagtcagctagccagccagccagccagtcagtcagctagccagccagtcagcctgtcagtcagtcagccagtcagccagtcagtcagtcagtcagtcagtcagttagtaatTCCATGTCTGTTTACCAGATGGTAAAAAAGTTCCTCCCCATGGTCAGTGATGTGATAACCTTTTCCCACTATATTGCCGACCCAAACCGTACTGTGCTGAATTGGCTCGGGTATATGATCTTCCAATTGTCCTTTATGCTCTGTCCCAGTAACTTCATGGATGACCGAGCCATACTGTGCTGGCTCGGCTACAGTATTTTCTTTACACAGTGTCCTTTGTGGAAAAGGTTTCCTTCATCGGATGCAAGTCCGTAACCCAGCTCAGCTTGGCTCAGCTCAGCTTGGCTcagttcagcttggctcagttCAGCTTGGCCTAGCAGTGTGAAAACGGTTTGCTATTGATCTAAAGGTCAGTTGTGGGAGGTCATGTGACGCGAGAGGTGGTGCCTCTCCCTGAACGACTCGTTACAGATTGGACACTTGAGTTTCTCCTCACGCCTCCTCTTAACCATCGGCTCCATGGCCAACTCCTTCTTGTGGTGCGACCTCATGTGATACACCAGGTCAGAGGTCATCCTGAAGGAGGCGTTGCACTTGGCGCACCAGTTCTGGGCGGGCAGACacagagaggtgaaggaggggggGAGTAAGGTTAATGCTGAGGGCATCTGCAGCTGGATGGGGCCCTGGCTCTTAGGCCAGAAGGCTGTGGCAGCAGCCGCTGCGTAGAGGAACGGGCTCTGCTTGGACATGGCGCCCGGCACGGGGCAGTTGGTGCTCAGCTCGGCGCTGTGGAGTTTGGCGGCCAGGTGGTCTGCCTGGTAGAGTCTAGAGGAGGAGATGGTGTCGCCCACCGCCGGGTGGCAGTCCAGCAGTTTAGGCGTGGTCATGACCAGAGGAGAGAtctgggagaaggaggaggtagcGTGGCGGGAGGGTTGGCTGAATgcgctcttcctctctccactgttCCCCCCACCATGCTGGGCTACGGAGGTGAAGGCGCTCCCTAGCGGAGAGGCCTCCATGCGGGTCTGTGGCTGGACAGGCTGAGTCTCCGACAGAACCTGCCTGATGTTAAGATGCTTCTCCTGGGGAGGGTTGTTGACGGGGCCGGGCCGACCTCCGTCCTTGTTTTCGGCGTTGGAGCTCTGGAGGTTTTTGGTGCTGCTGTTACCGTGCGTCTTTAGGCTCTGTGGAGACTTCTTGACCTCGGTGAAGGCGCTGCGTTTACCCTCACCACCTGACTCAGTGGATCCCGACCCTGGTGGGGAGAACGTAGGCCCTCGTCTGTTCTCCTCCAGGCCGTAGGCTCCCCGGTAGTTCTGTGCCGAGCTAGCCAGCTCCTCCTTAGACTTGAGGGACTGAGACAGACTCAGAGAGGCCCTGCTAccatccctgtccctctctctatccctgtcctctacctctgagaacttcctcttcccagagctctCGCTGCGTATCTCAGCCTCGCGGTCGCTGGGTGGGCTAGTCCGGCTGTTCTCTAGGTCCCTGGCTAGGTTATGGAAGTCTGTGGAGGGTTTGGTGTTGTCCCCCTCCGAGCGACCCAGTTTAGGGCTTGCCCTGGTGGGTGTGGTAGTTgtaaggttggggttagggcgCTCGGTGCTTGGCTCCTTACTGGGGACCTCCTCGTCCACATCGCCCGCCGCCATGCTCTGTAGTCTCTTGGTGCAGCGGAACCTCAGGTGGGCGAGGAAAGGGAACTCGAATTGAAAGCGCTGGTTGCAGTCAGGACACGAATAGGGAGCCGACCCTGAAAACGGATGGAAATAATGTCAGTCATTCAGAAAGAAGCTCTGTAGTAGGATATCTCCCTGAAAAACACCACTGTAATGCTTTGTTATAGGACTACAAGCTACTAATTATTATCAATTATAAATTATAAATAGAGAAGATTTattaaatgatttttttttaaacaaattaatTTACCCTAAAAGGAAATGATACTGTGGGTGTAAATGCCAGGATGTGTTACAATATGACCTAATTAAACAATAATAGTGGGGTTATTATGCTCTTGAACTTGAGCTTCAAATCAACAGTATTCCTCAAGTTTTGTTTATTAATGATGCCGCAAAAGTGCAACGCAAACGCctatatataaaaataataagCCGAGTACCAGGTCATGCTAAAATTGCAACTCACCCTTGGCCTTGACCGGCGCTTTACCGGcgctgagcagcagcagcagctcaaTCAGGTCTTTCCCGTACCAGACCAACAGCTCCTCGTCCTTCTCGATCCTCCGGAGAGACCGGTAGAACAGCTGACCGTTCTTCACGTAGGCCTCGAGGTTCTGCTCGTCCCGGTCCCGCGCCGACTGCACGAGCCGCAGCCACATCAAGCCCTCAGACGTGCTGTTGGCTGCTGACGTGTCCACCTGCGCGGTCAAACGGTGACAGAGAGCGAGGCAAATCGGTTAGTGGAACCGAAACGAGAAGTCCGTGCGCCAGTATTCATTCTAACCGTTACGCATAGGCTgtccaatttttttttatttaaataggctATTTTTCATGTGTTGTGGCTGTGCAACTATCAATATGCATTATACCTACATGCGATCTTGTAAAATAAGACCTCCAATAggttctaatctaatggctacccagactatttgcattgaccccccctttctacgctgctactactctctgttaatatctatgcatcgtcactttaataactctgcctacatgtacatattacctcaattacctcgacatcggtgccccccgcacattgactttgtaccggtaccccctgtatatagcctccacattgactctgtatcggtacccactgtatatagacccgctattgttattttactgatactctttaattatttgttattcttatctcttacttttttttgatggggggggggggggtattttcataaaactgcattgttggttaagggcttgtaaataagcatttcactgtaaggtctacacacctgttgtattcggggcatgcgactaataaagtttgatttgattttaatacaTAGAGTATATCGTATCACACCGACGTCATGAGAAATAGAAATGTGAAACTATACAGGGCTATCTTGTTTGTGAAATGGGATCAATAATGATAGGATCAACCACGGCAGACAATTTAATTCAGTCTAAAGAAGGAGACTGTAATAACATCGTAAATAAAtactattatcattattatcattctAGAAAAATGATCATATTTGTCTTTCCTTACCCTGAATATGTATGGCGCCGTTCGTTTGTCCGTTGATTTGAGCGCTACGAAGGCTATGCTGTCATACAACGACGT is a genomic window containing:
- the LOC115127856 gene encoding PR domain zinc finger protein 8-like, whose translation is MEESSSQKLVWDGDAKAVQQCLTDIFTSVYTTCDIPENAIFGPCVLSHTSLYDSIAFVALKSTDKRTAPYIFRVDTSAANSTSEGLMWLRLVQSARDRDEQNLEAYVKNGQLFYRSLRRIEKDEELLVWYGKDLIELLLLLSAGKAPVKAKGSAPYSCPDCNQRFQFEFPFLAHLRFRCTKRLQSMAAGDVDEEVPSKEPSTERPNPNLTTTTPTRASPKLGRSEGDNTKPSTDFHNLARDLENSRTSPPSDREAEIRSESSGKRKFSEVEDRDRERDRDGSRASLSLSQSLKSKEELASSAQNYRGAYGLEENRRGPTFSPPGSGSTESGGEGKRSAFTEVKKSPQSLKTHGNSSTKNLQSSNAENKDGGRPGPVNNPPQEKHLNIRQVLSETQPVQPQTRMEASPLGSAFTSVAQHGGGNSGERKSAFSQPSRHATSSFSQISPLVMTTPKLLDCHPAVGDTISSSRLYQADHLAAKLHSAELSTNCPVPGAMSKQSPFLYAAAAATAFWPKSQGPIQLQMPSALTLLPPSFTSLCLPAQNWCAKCNASFRMTSDLVYHMRSHHKKELAMEPMVKRRREEKLKCPICNESFRERHHLSRHMTSHN